One stretch of Armigeres subalbatus isolate Guangzhou_Male chromosome 2, GZ_Asu_2, whole genome shotgun sequence DNA includes these proteins:
- the LOC134216447 gene encoding lanC-like protein 3 homolog — MAGAGGRFFQNPFQDYVGGPVVKNDDHIRGLIQSYVNLIVDNTKPGKNSDHRGDLYVGDAGIAYMFLRLHENGLFGADALQYAKQYVANAKSKAVRYAARAEERCSFLCGNAGIYAVSAVICHKMGQRQEMDEDLRNFASGITVCKKIDFNKNGSDELLFGRAGYLSGIYWLHQTIDRKLFAHDTLNAICGVIIESGKRYSAAHRSPIPLMYHCWGDEYLGAAHGVSSIMHMLLESPFQGNPNCTEMAAVRATINSLLSLQDAEGNFPVTLQDYLQRTRDETLVHWCHGAPGIVYLMAKAYIVFKDQKYLQSCVRCADLIWRKGLLRKGPGICHGVAGSGYVFLLLYRLTVDPKYLHRAIKFMEYLTHEEFIRYARNPDRPFSLYEGYAGTVCFLLDLLRPERASFPFMDVFDTKC; from the coding sequence ATGGCTGGTGCTGGAGGACGTTTCTTCCAAAACCCGTTCCAGGACTATGTGGGTGGTCCAGTGGTGAAAAATGACGACCATATCCGGGGGCTGATCCAGTCCTACGTGAACCTCATCGTGGACAATACGAAGCCTGGCAAGAATAGCGACCACCGAGGCGATTTGTACGTGGGCGACGCTGGCATTGCCTATATGTTTCTGAGGCTACACGAGAATGGCCTTTTCGGAGCAGATGCCCTCCAGTACGCCAAGCAGTATGTGGCCAACGCCAAGAGCAAAGCGGTACGTTATGCAGCACGAGCAGAAGAGAGATGTTCTTTCCTCTGTGGGAATGCTGGTATCTATGCGGTTTCTGCTGTCATCTGTCACAAAATGGGGCAAAGACAGGAAATGGATGAAGATCTTAGAAATTTTGCTTCCGGTATCACGGTTTGCAAAAAGATTGATTTCAACAAAAACGGAAGCGACGAATTGCTCTTTGGAAGAGCGGGATATTTAAGTGGGATTTATTGGCTGCATCAGACCATCGATAGAAAATTATTTGCTCATGATACGTTGAATGCCATTTGTGGAGTTATAATCGAGAGCGGAAAACGTTATTCCGCTGCACATCGTAGTCCCATCCCCTTGATGTATCATTGTTGGGGAGATGAATATCTCGGAGCCGCACATGGAGTATCTTCTATTATGCACATGTTGCTAGAATCACCGTTTCAAGGGAATCCGAATTGTACCGAAATGGCTGCAGTTCGTGCCACAATCAATAGCTTGTTGTCCTTACAGGATGCTGAAGGTAATTTTCCAGTAACTCTACAAGATTACTTGCAACGAACAAGAGATGAAACATTGGTCCACTGGTGCCACGGCGCACCTGGAATCGTATATCTTATGGCCAAAGCTTACATCGTCTTCAAGGACCAGAAATATCTCCAGTCGTGTGTTCGTTGTGCCGATCTGATCTGGCGCAAAGGGTTGCTGCGCAAGGGTCCTGGTATATGCCATGGTGTGGCCGGCAGTGGATACGTCTTCCTCCTTCTCTATAGACTGACCGTAGATCCCAAATACCTCCATCGTGCTATCAAGTTTATGGAATATCTAACGCATGAAGAGTTCATCCGGTATGCTCGCAATCCTGATCGCCCGTTTAGTCTGTACGAGGGCTACGCTGGAACAGTTTGCTTCCTGTTGGACTTGCTGCGGCCGGAGCGTGCCAGCTTCCCGTTCATGGATGTGTTCGATACCAAGTGTTAG
- the LOC134216446 gene encoding GTP:AMP phosphotransferase AK3, mitochondrial, whose protein sequence is MSSKLFKAVIMGAPGSGKGTVSSRIVKTFNLKHISSGDMLRSNIEQGTELGKIAEKYIKDGKLVPDIYITKCILNELTKLETNSWLLDGFPRTPEQAEDLWRQEKINSVINLDVPFDVIIDRLRSRWVHLPSGRVYNIGFNDPKVPGKDDVTGEPLSQRPDDDPVAVRKRLEIYEACTRPLNEYFDKKGVLVTFSGKTTDEIWPSVKQYLENKIL, encoded by the coding sequence ATGAGCAGCAAATTATTCAAAGCCGTTATCATGGGAGCTCCTGGCTCTGGTAAAGGCACAGTGTCTTCCCGGATTGTTAAAACTTTTAACCTGAAGCATATCTCCAGCGGAGATATGTTACGGAGTAATATCGAACAAGGTACCGAGCTAGGTAAGATAGCAGAAAAGTATATTAAAGACGGAAAACTAGTACCGGACATTTATATAACCAAATGCATCCTGAACGAACTAACGAAGCTTGAGACCAATTCATGGCTGTTGGACGGTTTCCCGCGAACACCGGAACAAGCGGAAGACTTATGGCGCCAGGAGAAGATCAATTCGGTTATTAATTTGGACGTGCCTTTCGATGTGATCATCGACCGTTTACGCAGCCGTTGGGTTCATCTGCCCAGTGGCAGAGTCTATAACATTGGCTTCAACGACCCTAAGGTGCCGGGTAAGGACGACGTAACTGGTGAGCCACTAAGCCAGCGACCTGATGACGATCCGGTGGCGGTGCGGAAACGCTTGGAAATTTACGAAGCGTGCACCAGGCCCTTGAATGAGTATTTCGACAAAAAAGGAGTGTTAGTTACATTTAGTGGAAAAACAACTGATGAAATATGGCCCAGTGTGAAGCAATACCTGGAAAATAAGATTCTTTAa